A single region of the Cereibacter sphaeroides 2.4.1 genome encodes:
- a CDS encoding HK97 family phage prohead protease, producing the protein MLWGASLGALELRSEGGATRLRATFPYGAETELAPGRREVIAARAFSDRIEAGEDIHLLAGHDYNRPLASRAAGSLTISDTDAALVLEARIEGGTSWAQDFLAAHRAGLVRGLSPGFRVQSGGERIEQRGAGLLRTITRAALFELSAVTVPAYPEAQIEARSWETHQDRQPFRGAAFHLNRWRL; encoded by the coding sequence ATGCTCTGGGGGGCGTCTCTCGGCGCGCTGGAGCTGCGCAGCGAGGGCGGGGCAACCCGCCTTCGGGCGACGTTCCCCTATGGCGCGGAAACCGAGCTGGCACCGGGACGGCGAGAAGTCATCGCCGCTCGGGCCTTCTCCGACCGGATCGAGGCAGGCGAGGATATCCACCTTCTCGCCGGCCACGACTACAACCGCCCGTTGGCCTCTCGGGCCGCGGGCTCCCTCACCATTTCCGACACTGACGCGGCGCTGGTGCTCGAGGCGCGGATCGAGGGCGGCACCTCCTGGGCGCAGGACTTCCTTGCGGCTCACCGGGCGGGCCTCGTTCGGGGCCTGTCGCCGGGCTTCCGCGTCCAGTCCGGGGGCGAGCGGATCGAGCAACGCGGCGCAGGGCTGCTGCGCACGATCACCCGCGCGGCTCTGTTCGAGCTGTCGGCCGTGACAGTGCCAGCCTACCCCGAGGCGCAGATCGAGGCCCGATCCTGGGAAACGCATCAGGACCGGCAACCCTTCCGCGGCGCGGCTTTCCACCTCAACCGCTGGAGGCTTTGA
- a CDS encoding ABC transporter permease, whose product MSQRAGGLLRQAPRITLALMLAPVAAGLSGTIAPAFGLEGGPDLEAFRALAAWPGLGASVRLSLVTGFVATALALALTLLILALLPGGRLFEALLRLLSPLLAVPHAAVALGLAFLIAPSGWIARALSPWATGWQAPPDLLTLNDPAGLALIGGLVAKEVPFLLLMSLAALPQTDAQRRLMLAESLGYGRAAGWVFGVLPALYAQIRLPCYAVLAYSMTAVEMAMILGPTRPPTLSVQIALWMADPALAERGRGAAAALLQLALVLGALGLWRSGEILGRRLLLRAAAGGRRAPALDRVLRPLTLGGTALALAAVMLGLAGLGLWSVAGLWTFPDALPQSVSLRVWQEAAPSLARHAALTLGIAAAVAMAALALTLACLEAEARHGLSPSPRAMAALYLPLIAPQVAFLPGLQVAALSLGLDGTPMAVAAAHLVFVLPYVFLSLSAPWRAWDPRIGTVGAALGASPGRIFWRLRLPMLLRPVLTAFAVGMAVSVGQYLPTLLIGGGRVSTLTTEAVALSSGGNRRIVGAYALLQMILPAAAFAGALVLPALLFRRRRGLRLA is encoded by the coding sequence GTGAGCCAGCGCGCGGGCGGGCTTCTCCGGCAGGCGCCGCGGATCACGCTCGCGCTGATGCTGGCGCCGGTGGCGGCAGGGCTTTCCGGCACGATTGCGCCCGCCTTCGGCCTTGAGGGCGGCCCCGATCTCGAGGCCTTCCGCGCGCTCGCCGCCTGGCCCGGGCTCGGCGCTTCGGTGCGGCTCTCGCTCGTGACGGGCTTCGTCGCGACAGCGCTCGCGCTTGCGCTGACGCTCCTCATTCTCGCGCTCCTCCCCGGCGGACGGCTGTTCGAGGCGCTCCTGCGCCTTCTCTCGCCGCTCCTCGCGGTGCCCCATGCCGCCGTGGCGCTGGGGCTCGCCTTTCTCATCGCGCCGTCGGGCTGGATCGCCCGCGCCCTTTCGCCCTGGGCCACCGGCTGGCAGGCGCCGCCGGATCTGCTCACGCTGAACGATCCGGCAGGGCTTGCGCTCATCGGGGGCCTTGTCGCCAAGGAGGTGCCCTTCCTCCTCCTCATGTCGCTCGCGGCCCTGCCCCAGACCGATGCCCAGCGACGGCTGATGCTGGCGGAGTCCCTGGGCTACGGGCGCGCCGCAGGCTGGGTCTTCGGCGTGCTGCCCGCGCTCTATGCCCAGATCCGGCTGCCCTGCTATGCGGTGCTGGCCTATTCCATGACGGCCGTCGAGATGGCGATGATCCTCGGCCCGACCCGGCCGCCGACGCTTTCCGTGCAGATCGCGCTCTGGATGGCCGATCCCGCGCTGGCCGAACGCGGACGCGGAGCGGCGGCGGCGCTTCTGCAACTCGCGCTGGTCCTCGGCGCGCTCGGCCTCTGGCGCTCTGGCGAGATCCTCGGCCGGAGGCTCCTGCTGCGCGCCGCCGCGGGGGGCCGGCGCGCGCCCGCGCTGGACCGGGTACTGCGCCCGCTCACCCTCGGCGGCACGGCGCTGGCGCTTGCCGCGGTGATGCTGGGGCTCGCGGGCCTCGGGCTCTGGTCGGTGGCGGGCCTCTGGACCTTCCCGGACGCGCTGCCGCAGAGCGTGAGCCTGCGCGTCTGGCAGGAGGCCGCGCCGAGCCTTGCGCGACATGCAGCTCTCACGCTCGGGATTGCCGCGGCCGTGGCCATGGCCGCGCTCGCCCTGACGCTCGCCTGCCTCGAGGCCGAGGCGCGCCATGGGCTCTCCCCCTCTCCCCGGGCCATGGCCGCGCTCTACCTGCCTCTCATTGCGCCGCAGGTGGCCTTCCTGCCGGGGCTTCAGGTGGCGGCCCTGAGCCTCGGGCTCGACGGCACGCCCATGGCTGTGGCGGCCGCGCATCTCGTCTTCGTTCTGCCCTATGTCTTTCTCTCGCTCTCGGCGCCCTGGCGGGCGTGGGATCCGCGGATCGGCACGGTGGGGGCGGCCCTTGGCGCCTCGCCGGGCCGCATCTTCTGGCGCCTGCGCCTGCCGATGCTGCTGCGCCCCGTGCTGACCGCCTTCGCCGTGGGCATGGCGGTGTCGGTGGGCCAGTATCTGCCCACCCTCCTCATCGGCGGCGGTCGCGTCTCCACCCTCACGACGGAGGCGGTCGCTTTGTCCTCGGGCGGCAACCGGCGGATTGTGGGCGCCTATGCCCTCCTGCAGATGATCCTGCCCGCGGCCGCCTTCGCCGGAGCCCTCGTCCTGCCCGCCCTCCTCTTCCGCCGACGCCGCGGCCTGAGGCTTGCATGA
- a CDS encoding ATP-binding cassette domain-containing protein: MKGLTLDRLRVTRGDTPLVALDLTVAPGEVVTIMGPSGSGKSTALAAIIGRLGQGFRASGRILLDGRDVTDLPTRARRIGILFQDDVLFPHLSVGGNLGFGLPSSVRGPARRARIEEALAQADLAGFADRDPATLSGGQRARVALMRTLLAEPAALLLDEPFGRLDVDLRAQIRSFVLDRARREGLPVILVSHDPEDAAAAGGRIVAPRPSAGT; this comes from the coding sequence ATGAAGGGCCTGACGCTCGACCGGCTGCGGGTGACGCGGGGCGATACGCCGCTCGTCGCGCTCGATCTCACCGTGGCCCCCGGCGAGGTGGTGACGATCATGGGTCCCTCCGGTTCGGGCAAATCGACGGCGCTTGCCGCCATCATCGGCAGGCTCGGGCAGGGCTTTCGGGCGAGTGGCCGCATCCTCCTCGACGGGCGCGACGTGACGGACCTTCCCACCCGCGCGCGACGGATCGGGATCCTGTTTCAGGACGATGTGCTCTTTCCCCACCTCTCGGTCGGCGGCAACCTCGGCTTCGGCCTGCCCTCCTCCGTCCGCGGGCCCGCGCGCCGCGCCCGGATCGAGGAGGCGCTGGCCCAAGCCGATCTGGCAGGCTTTGCCGACCGCGATCCGGCCACCCTATCGGGCGGCCAGCGGGCGCGCGTGGCACTCATGCGCACGCTTCTGGCCGAGCCCGCGGCGCTCCTGCTCGACGAGCCCTTCGGGCGGCTCGACGTGGACCTCCGTGCGCAGATCCGCAGCTTCGTTCTGGACCGCGCCCGGCGCGAGGGCCTGCCAGTGATCCTCGTCTCGCACGACCCGGAGGATGCCGCGGCCGCAGGCGGGCGGATCGTAGCGCCCCGGCCCTCGGCGGGCACCTGA
- a CDS encoding ATP-binding protein — translation MFAPLKSFVPRSLYGRAALILIVPIVTIQLVISISFIQRHYEGVTRQMARGLMIELRHLIDEVNEAGSLPEAEARAARVAEALEFRVALPADWSTPEDRRDFWDLSGRQLVLTLHEGLAPLSAVDLVTNDNEVRLLIATDKGPMEVAVERRRVSASNPHQLLVLMIVTSILMTIIAYLFLSNQLRPIKRLADAAEAFGKGQHIAYRPRGAVEVRAAGQAFLEMRSRIERQIEQRTLMLSGVSHDLRTPLTRLRLGLSMLSDPEEGQELLGDVADMERLVDEFLSFVRGDALDEAEEVDPLALVGRVVENAQRAGQDVTLVRAEGTGTMVLREAAVGRALENLIGNAVRYGTKAEVSVTLGERALRIAVEDDGPGIPRERREEALRPFTRLDKARNPNRGGGVGLGLTIAMDIARNHGGALRLGESETLGGLRAELTLAR, via the coding sequence ATGTTCGCGCCGCTCAAATCCTTCGTCCCGCGCAGTCTCTATGGCCGCGCCGCCCTCATCCTGATCGTGCCCATCGTCACGATCCAGCTCGTGATTTCCATATCCTTCATCCAGCGCCATTACGAGGGCGTGACGCGGCAGATGGCGCGGGGGCTGATGATCGAGCTCCGGCACCTGATCGATGAGGTGAACGAGGCGGGCTCCCTGCCCGAGGCAGAGGCGCGGGCCGCCCGGGTGGCGGAGGCGCTCGAGTTTCGCGTGGCGCTGCCCGCCGACTGGAGCACGCCAGAGGACCGGCGAGACTTCTGGGACCTGTCCGGGCGTCAGCTCGTGCTCACGCTGCACGAGGGGCTGGCTCCGCTGTCGGCGGTCGATCTCGTGACCAACGACAACGAGGTTCGCCTCCTCATCGCGACCGACAAGGGGCCGATGGAGGTCGCGGTCGAGCGGAGGCGCGTCTCGGCCTCGAACCCGCACCAGCTTTTGGTGCTGATGATCGTGACCTCGATCCTGATGACGATCATCGCCTATCTCTTCCTCTCGAACCAGCTCCGGCCGATCAAGCGGCTGGCGGATGCGGCGGAGGCCTTCGGCAAGGGCCAGCACATCGCATACCGTCCGCGCGGCGCCGTCGAGGTCCGGGCTGCGGGGCAGGCCTTCCTCGAGATGCGTTCCCGGATCGAGCGGCAGATCGAGCAGCGCACGCTGATGCTGTCGGGGGTGAGCCACGATCTGCGCACGCCCCTCACCCGGCTGCGGCTCGGCCTGTCGATGCTGTCGGATCCCGAGGAGGGCCAGGAGCTTCTGGGCGACGTGGCGGACATGGAGCGGCTGGTGGACGAGTTCCTGTCCTTCGTCCGGGGCGACGCGCTCGACGAGGCGGAGGAGGTGGACCCGCTCGCGCTGGTCGGCCGTGTCGTGGAGAATGCGCAGCGCGCGGGACAGGATGTGACGCTGGTGCGGGCCGAAGGGACGGGCACCATGGTGCTTCGGGAGGCCGCCGTGGGCCGGGCGCTGGAGAACCTTATCGGAAACGCGGTGCGCTACGGGACGAAGGCGGAGGTCTCGGTGACGCTCGGAGAGCGGGCGCTGCGCATTGCGGTCGAGGATGACGGGCCGGGCATTCCGCGTGAGCGGCGCGAGGAGGCGCTGCGGCCCTTCACCCGGCTCGACAAGGCCCGCAACCCGAACCGCGGCGGGGGCGTGGGGCTGGGTCTCACGATCGCCATGGATATCGCCCGCAATCACGGCGGCGCGCTCCGGCTGGGCGAAAGCGAGACGCTGGGCGGACTTCGCGCGGAACTGACGCTCGCCCGCTGA
- a CDS encoding CAP domain-containing protein — protein sequence MRPILLSLLLVAAAPLPAAALCPAPQGADALRSEVIRLVSAERRQAGLPPLAFAPKLQRAAQVQACDNARRSVLGHTLGNGAGLTERLRAEGYRFGTAAENVARGPATAERVVDLWMNSSGHRKNILMRGVREAGVGIAPGKDGRAQWSLVLGARR from the coding sequence ATGCGCCCGATCCTTCTCAGCCTTCTTCTGGTTGCGGCAGCTCCCCTGCCCGCCGCCGCCCTCTGCCCCGCCCCGCAGGGCGCCGACGCCCTGCGCAGCGAGGTGATCCGCCTGGTCAGCGCCGAGCGACGCCAGGCCGGCCTGCCGCCCCTCGCCTTCGCCCCGAAGCTTCAGCGCGCGGCGCAGGTCCAGGCCTGCGACAATGCCCGCCGCTCGGTCCTCGGCCACACACTCGGCAACGGCGCGGGCCTCACCGAGCGCCTGCGCGCCGAGGGCTACCGCTTCGGCACCGCGGCCGAGAACGTGGCCCGCGGCCCGGCCACCGCGGAGCGGGTGGTCGATCTCTGGATGAATTCCTCGGGCCACCGCAAGAACATCCTGATGCGGGGCGTGCGCGAGGCCGGCGTGGGCATCGCCCCCGGCAAGGACGGACGGGCGCAATGGTCGCTGGTTCTGGGCGCGCGCCGGTAA
- a CDS encoding MBL fold metallo-hydrolase, with protein MDRPEAGRCERLEPGLRRVLAPNPSPMTLWGTNSYLVGEGEVALIDPGPDLPAHREALLAALAPGERISTILVTHAHRDHSPLAAPLAAATGAEVLAFGSAEAGRSPLMAELAAGGLEGGEGVDTAFRPDRCLAHGERVQGPGWVLEAIHTPGHLGSHLCFAWGDRCFSGDHAMGWATSLVSPPDGDMGAYVASLAQLSARSWRLLYPGHGAPVTDPGSRLAWLAAHRRERESSILAELARGPATVRDLTPRIYRETPPELLPAAARNLLAHLLDLWNRRQVSADPGPSPDAIFTLSEPREES; from the coding sequence ATGGACAGACCCGAAGCCGGACGCTGCGAGAGGCTGGAGCCCGGGCTCCGACGGGTGCTGGCGCCGAACCCCTCGCCCATGACCCTCTGGGGCACGAACAGCTACCTTGTGGGAGAGGGAGAGGTGGCGCTGATCGATCCCGGCCCCGACCTGCCTGCGCATCGCGAGGCGCTGCTCGCGGCGCTGGCACCGGGCGAGCGTATCTCGACGATTCTCGTGACCCATGCGCACCGGGATCACTCGCCGCTGGCCGCGCCGCTGGCAGCAGCCACTGGCGCCGAAGTGCTGGCCTTCGGCTCGGCCGAGGCCGGACGCAGTCCGCTGATGGCGGAGCTGGCGGCGGGGGGGCTGGAGGGCGGCGAAGGAGTGGATACCGCCTTCCGCCCCGACCGCTGCCTCGCCCACGGCGAGCGCGTCCAGGGCCCCGGCTGGGTGCTCGAGGCGATCCATACTCCGGGCCATCTCGGCAGCCATCTCTGCTTCGCCTGGGGCGACCGCTGCTTTTCGGGCGACCACGCGATGGGCTGGGCCACCTCGCTCGTCTCTCCTCCGGACGGGGACATGGGCGCCTATGTCGCCTCCCTCGCCCAGCTCTCTGCCCGGAGCTGGCGCTTGCTCTATCCGGGCCACGGCGCGCCGGTGACCGACCCCGGATCGCGGCTGGCCTGGCTCGCGGCCCACCGCCGCGAGCGCGAGAGCTCGATCCTCGCGGAACTCGCCCGGGGCCCCGCAACCGTGCGCGACCTGACGCCTCGCATCTACCGCGAGACGCCCCCCGAGCTTCTGCCTGCGGCGGCGCGGAACCTCCTGGCCCACCTCCTCGACCTCTGGAACCGGAGGCAGGTGTCGGCCGATCCGGGGCCGTCCCCTGACGCGATTTTCACCCTGTCGGAGCCTCGGGAAGAAAGTTGA
- a CDS encoding phage portal protein — protein sequence MGLMSLFRRKPMETRATGSGYTALVMASRASFIAGTAGMGELTATVQTAVSLWEAGLSLADVTGTDMLDRQTMALCARSLALRGEALFLIRDRLVPAIDWDLSTRDGQPRAYRCQIPEVGGGRGETVLAPEVLHFRIGCDPVTPWAGSAPLKRAQLSAELLGELETALRDVFRDAPLGSQIVPVPEGSADDMEALRQGFRGRRGAALVIEGVAQATAAGMNPNLGQKPDQLSPDLARTLADKMLTEAKGAILGAYGVLPGLMNEATTGPMVREAQRHLAQLVLQPIAGLMAEEATRKLGGAVAIDVVRPMQAFDHGGKARALATMVQAMAQAKEAGIDGAAMKDALQFIDWSD from the coding sequence ATGGGCCTGATGAGCCTTTTCCGCCGCAAGCCCATGGAAACCCGAGCGACCGGCTCGGGCTACACCGCCCTTGTCATGGCAAGCCGCGCAAGCTTTATCGCCGGCACCGCGGGCATGGGCGAGCTGACGGCGACGGTGCAAACCGCTGTCAGCCTCTGGGAAGCCGGCCTGTCCCTTGCGGACGTGACCGGCACCGACATGCTGGACAGGCAGACCATGGCCCTTTGCGCCCGCTCCCTGGCGCTCCGGGGCGAGGCCCTGTTCCTGATCCGCGACCGGCTGGTGCCTGCGATCGATTGGGACTTGAGCACGCGCGACGGGCAACCGCGGGCCTATCGGTGCCAGATCCCGGAAGTGGGCGGCGGCCGAGGCGAAACCGTGCTGGCGCCCGAAGTGCTGCATTTCCGCATCGGCTGCGATCCTGTCACGCCCTGGGCGGGCTCTGCCCCGCTGAAACGGGCGCAGCTCTCGGCCGAGCTTCTGGGCGAGCTGGAGACTGCCTTGCGCGACGTGTTCCGGGACGCGCCTCTGGGCTCCCAGATCGTGCCGGTTCCCGAGGGCTCGGCCGACGACATGGAGGCGCTTCGGCAGGGCTTCCGCGGCCGGCGCGGCGCGGCTCTCGTGATCGAGGGTGTTGCGCAGGCAACCGCGGCCGGCATGAACCCGAACCTCGGCCAGAAGCCGGACCAGCTCTCGCCGGATCTGGCGCGGACGCTGGCCGACAAGATGCTGACCGAGGCCAAGGGGGCGATCCTGGGCGCCTATGGCGTCCTGCCCGGCCTCATGAACGAGGCGACCACGGGGCCGATGGTTCGCGAGGCGCAGCGGCATCTGGCGCAACTGGTGCTCCAGCCGATTGCCGGCCTGATGGCCGAGGAAGCGACCCGCAAGCTCGGGGGCGCGGTGGCTATCGACGTTGTGCGGCCGATGCAGGCCTTCGACCACGGCGGCAAGGCTCGAGCCCTGGCGACCATGGTTCAAGCCATGGCGCAGGCGAAAGAGGCCGGGATCGACGGCGCGGCCATGAAGGATGCCCTGCAATTCATCGACTGGAGCGACTGA